The region ACCAACTCATTCACGAGCCACCACCACGACTTGTTTCCCAACATTTTTGCCGGAAAACAGCCCCACCAAAGCCGCCGGAGCACTCTCAAGCCCCTCTGCAATATCTTCCACATAACATATCTTCCCTTCTTTAATTAAAGGTATGACCATTTCAACATACTTTGAATAAAGATGATAATGATCAACCGCTATAAACCCTTGCATACGAATACGTTGATTTATCAAACAAAACAAGTTCTTCACCCCTTCTCCTTCCTCCAAATTGTATTGTGAAATCATCCCACAAACTGAAATTCGTCCATTTAATCTCATATTTAAAAGCACCGCCTCCAACATCTTTCCACCCACATTCTCAAAATAAATATCAATTCCTTGTGGAAAGTACCTGACAAACTCAGAGTTATCAGCTAAATACGATCTCATCTGTCTTTATATATGTTAGAGTCTTACCTCTTTAAAGCTGCATTTAAATCGTGTTCTTCCTTGTAGTTAAAGGCCTCGTCAAATCCAAATTTATTCTTTAGAAGCTCAACCTATAGAACAAAAcgagtaaattatacttttggtCCCTACGTATAacttatttttgcaattttgatcCTAAACAGTTTTTTCTTGATATTTTGGTATTCGTTGAAGTTTTTGTAACGTTTTTGTCCTCATTCTAAATAAAATAACTATTATTGATAGCTAAGTCTAGCTGGTTTTTATCATTTTGATCCAAAAATATGATCATTCTACTATGAACCTTACCAAAAACGTTAAAAAAACTGAAATAAAGACCAAAATAGCAAAACCTTTTCTTAAACTAATCTAAAAGATAAAAGCTTGGACCTTTTCTTTTGTTCCGGCACTTCCCACTGCATAACATCCGGTCAGCTTTGCAAACTGCCCGACAAGCTGACCGACTGCCCCCGAAGCTGCTGAAACAAAGACATACTCTCCTTTCTTCGGAGCACATATCTCATGGAAACCAATATAAGCAGTCATACCAGGCATACCTAGAGAGAATATGAAATTAGGTTACTCTTAAATCTTAATAATATGGTGTAATTCTGAGTAAATAACACGTTAACTTGTAAACATACCAAGGATTCCTGTATAATAAGAAAGTGGGACGTCAGTATCTTGAATCTTGAACAGAGTATCAGGATTAGGGATAAAGCTGTATTCCTCCCATCCAGTTCCTCCCCAAGTTAAGTCATCTTTCTTGAAGTTTGAATGTCCAGAATCCACCACTTTTGATACTCCATATCCAACTATTGGCTGCAAGATTGTAACGGGTATatgaaaacaccaagaacaaactGGTTGCCTCTAGAATTGATAAGAAAGCCAGAAATCGAAGAAGATTAACCTAACTCCTCTAAAAAATGGTGGAGATTAGAATTATAAGAAAAATTCTCCTCCTTCCTCGACAATTAGAGTATAATTAATTCTGGATAGTGATTATAAGATTGAGTTACTAACCGAACCAGGAGTGAAGGAATCGACGTAACTTCCTTGGTTTTTGCTCATCCGGCCACGCATGTAAGGATCACAGGAGAGATAAAGGTTCTTGACGAGGACGGCATTGGAACCTTGTGGGAGCTTGAAGGAGGTGATGGAGGAAGTTCTAAGGAGCATGTCTGATTCCTTGGGGAAGCCATTAACGTAATCCTTCAAGATTACCTGTTGGTTTGTCACTCCTTCCATTTGCTTGCTAGACTGTTCTTGAGTTCTATATGAGCAGCGATGTTTGATGTCTTTATAAGATGatatatgattttgggaaaaccaCATAAATGCCCCTGAAGTTGGCACCGAAGGTTTTTCTAAGGCTTTTAGGTGGGCAACGCCCACAGGCGTTTGTAGGAGACAAAAGAAAGAAACGGCGTTTTTAAGATGTTGTGGTGGTAACCGAAAACAACGGACAATCCTACACTACAAGGATTCGGCCCTATGGAGACGACACTTATCTAGACGACATATGTCGTCGGCAAAAGCCAagctataccgacgacatgtcgttggTAAAATGTTTTCCAACTTTGACCATATTTCTTTAACCAGAAAGGCTATTCCGACGACAACTCGTCGGTATAGACTCGGCGGGAAGGGGCAAAATACCGGCGGTATGTCCAATACCTATTCAGACGACATGTCAGTCTTTATAAGATATTAGAAAACATTTTCGATTTATTTATATTCCTTGTTGCAGAAAATAAAAAACGTCGTCGTTTTCGTCCACCTAttccgacgacatgtcgtcgttgtacgattttttttaaaaaaaattcgatTTATTTTTAATCCGTGTCACAGAAAGGTAAAACGATGTCGTTTCGTACACCTACACCGATGACTTGTTGTCAGGAAAACATGAGACTGATCCACGTGAAAAAACTGTCCAAATGATATGTCGTCTGATAAactatttcttttatttatttattgttttaatgACATAAAGCGGGACGACGTTGTTTTTTATTTACCTTTACCGACAACAAGTCGTCGATATAGGGTTTTCCTGTAACAAAACTCGCATCAACGTTCATTTTGCAGTCGCACCTGCACCTCGTTTTTCCTGTCAACCATCGGCGACGCAAGGCGATTTCCGGCCACTCCGCTTCATCGGCGACCTAAAGGTAAGTTTCTTGGTCCTCGATTTCTTCCTAATTTGTTGTAGCTTAAGTTTTATTCCGATTTTGGGGTTTTATTTCCGGTTGTTGGAGCCCTAACTCACAACTTCATTACCGTCGGCCGACAACAAGCTTCATCACCGCCGGAGAAAAGGATTTCCAGTTATTGTGCTATCTTCACCACCGATTTTGAGGTAATTTTTTTTTCCTGCTTAACAGTATGTGCGTGATATTGAagtttatgaatttttttttctttcaacacACCATGATATATAATTTTTCTCATATTTTGTTTGGTTGAttgctttaatatatatatatatatatatatatatatatatatatatatatatatatatatatatatatatatatatatatatatatatatatatatatatatatatatatatatatatatatatatatgcattttgaggtatgaaaatgtgttttggcatgaaaatgaaaatgaagtTAGGCATGATGTGTTTATGCTCATTGTGGTGTATTGGCATGAAAATGAAATTAAGAATGTGTACCACCTGGTTTCTGGTAcgtattccttgtaattaatatttcttaaattatgcatttttgccttggactcggcgagttgaaggaccaactcgccgagtaggagcgggataaggcACGGGGTCtgagctttggactcggcgagtagaccttgtttgggcaaaaaccctaacccgggtgtttgcaccctatttaaacgctctaacttggcctcctttctctctaacacttccagagagttgTAGAGCGAAActctagcccccatattgttcttgagggtgattttggctttgtgaagaaggtttggagcttagaagaagaaggaagaggttgaagtgtacaaggaggggaggtagatccggaatctacactgtgagaagcctCCATTcgggtagaaaagttcttaccttgatcactagttcattagatcccctttttgtcccaagtTAGTGGTTTTCTAGCCCTAAAACCACAAGCTCCATGTGTTATGCTCTATGTTCTTAAaggacttcagatttggaccttatggacatcttgaaagtgtaaagtctctgtggttgtggtgattgaggtccctattgagtgtatgacctcataaagagcttagatttgccttttggagcttatagagccatgcatgcacgtaaagtttacaactttatgtgataagcatgccctaggagcatagatctatggtttagaagcgttgcatgtctcagatttggtctgtatgggaaatgggtcgaagggactcggcgagtcccaaagtggaactcggcgagttctatgaagatggtcttacactcggcgagttggatgaacaacttggtgagtcctatgaagattgcttggaactcgacgagttgttctttaaactcggcgagtcatatgaactgttactgagtacgaggggtttaagtgttgaaggtccaacccttcgtatctgcatgcgaaattagcaatttaacgtgtagcaatagtcccagaatcccaaatcctcataaaggatgctctggtgaggatttggaagcgagtaagagatctgctcgtggggactcggcgagttgttcttagactcggcgagtcggatcgcgagtcggtCCAATCGTCCCAAgcagtgagttaagggtgactcagtgagtgggaagagggaatTGTTGAGTAGAACCGGGTTAGTAGGAGGAGgagtcggcgagtctgtgccatgactcggtgagtccagtcaactggaagttgactttgaccaaggagttgaccttggaccaggggtgggtcagtcatttgacctaagggtatttatgagtggctaatctatgtttatggatttatagccggaggattaccggtgcagcagtcaGACATCTAGCAGTCAGACTTTTgttagctacttttcgaggtgaatTTCCTTCCAGTTGgaacaggtctaaggcaccaaggccggcccgtatagacgattTGTTAGTATCGGaatgtgggcagagcccgtatctcatagttgagtttgattatgatatatgccaatATGATAGAATTggttatactcgttgtctgtgtgatacttgtatgttatggttaagcagttgagtgtgggcgaggcccgtatctctctgatagcggagtgtgggcgaggcctgtatctctcagatagcggagtgtgggcgaggaccgtatctctcagatagcggagtgtgggcgaggcccgtatctcctagatagcggagtgtgggcgaggcccgtatctcccagctagtggagtgtgggcgaggcccgtatcttcatgagtgtgagtgaggcccgtatctcctagctgttcattgtatgtttgtatggtatgaggtattatgggggaactcactaagcttcgtgcttacggtttatagttttggttttcaggtacctcctcaacaaaggggaaggagctggcacggtagtggcacatcacacacacctcttgttttccgcactaagggattgttctgggatttgtactctgacactatggTTGATGCCATGTTTTGGTTTCAGACACATAACATGTTTTAAGAAATGATAGGTTCGAACGTTGtttattttcaaatgttttgcaaagtgtttaattaaaaatgaaatttttggatttgaaaaattgggtcgttacagaatGATGTTTGACTTTGTATTTAGATGTATACATTTGTATGAAATTGATATTTGATGTCTAAAATGTAAGGTGTTATAAGGTATGATTGTATGAAATTGGATTAAAAGTGGAATTGTATGTTTGAatttgattttgtatgatgttTGATTTTGTATTTAGATGTATACATTTGTATTGTATatcttaaatgaaatgaaaaatgGAATTGAATGTATTGTATACATGTATGATTACGTGATATTTGTATTTAATAGTTTGAGTGTATATAAGATGAAGTGATGAAGTTCTTAATTGATAAGTTATAGTTTTGGAATTTAGATGCTATTATTTGTATTGTAAAGTGCTTAATATGGTTTCAAAGTGCTTAATtttgttagtgacttaatgttggtcattacgactttagcttaattaggttattaatagcaacgtacttttagtaattttaaattaattataaagtaaagttgaattaatttaaataaatcaataaatataaaatattaaattaattataaaatcaaattaaattagttttaaaatcaaattaaattagttttaaaatcatattaatattaatattaaaataaaataaaattaattttaaaatcaaattaaacggtatattttttaaaccaaaatattatgcaatataatattataagtacgatgctataatagaaaataaacaaaagtataatgttatactTAACAAAATTATGATACTTTTGTTAATGACTACGACTTTAGCTTAATTAGATtataaatagcaatgtacttttagtaattttaaattaattataaagtaaagttgaactaattttaaaaaaaaatcaataaaaataaaatattaaattaaatgtgaaatcaaattaaattagttttaaaatccaattaatattaattttaaaataaagtcaaattaattataaagtcaaattaaattagttttaaaattaaattaatattaatattaaaataaagtcaaattaattataaaatcaaattaaacagTATATTTTTTAAACCAAATTATTatgtaatataatattaaaagtacgatgctataatagaaaataaacaaaagtatgatgttataattaacaaaattatgatacttttgttacttataacattatacttttgttTATTTTCTATCATAACATCGTACTTTTAAAATTATGGTTTAAATAACGGACCGTATAAGATGACTTTCTTATTAAAATACGTTGAGTCGTTGATTTTTAGTTTAAGTTTCTTCTTCATAACCATTGTGAATACTCTATCCAATCCGTCTGATTTTTACTTCTCaagtatatattttttatatacttatgaatactCTATCTATTCTCGGGTATATATTTATTTAGATAGCCCAAATACAGTTTAACTTtcgataactatatatatataatataatttttaataatgaaACAACAATGTCGACCGATGTCCACTAAGAAGCTTGCTGAACTTTGTAAAGATGTCAAAAAGTTGTTGCATTGGTTTGTACTAAACAACTGCGATGAGGATGAGCTGAAAGGCTACATATCGTAAGTTTTGTGATCTATTAACTATTTTTTCGATAGTGTTATGATGTTATCATATCTTCAAACTATTCTAATTGTTTTGTCTCACATCCAGCGAATTCAAATAAGAATCGTCTGAAAGTGATATGAAAACAGAATTTCCTCAATGGTTCAAAAGAAAGGTAAATACCTTATATtctaatttataatataaaactaaTTTGTATTATTACTTAAATGTATAGTATTATATTTCCTTATAGATTTGTCGCCTCGAAAGAGAATCGCCTTCGGACTATACTAACGATTTAAAGGCGTTGGCACATGGTTCGTTAGATACAACTTCTTACACTGCCTGCATAGTAAATGGTGTTCGATTTGTTGTGCTTAGCTATGATCTCCTACGTACTACTCAGAATAGTGACATTCTTACATTAGTAGTAGACGGTATACCATTCTACAGTCAATTGGAGGACATCATAGAGTTGCATTATTTACATGGTTATTAGTTGTACTCTTTCATGGTAAATGGTTCAATGCGTCATTAGGTAATGGACTTTTAATTAGTAAAAAGAATATGGTTGTTATCGATACCAGTCATGAATGGTATGTCGGTAAAACATGGTATGACGATCAACAATACATCTTAGCCACTCAAGCTAAACAAGTGTTTTATCTCAAAGATCCTGCTCGAAACAATAACTGAAGAGTTGTGGAAGATGTTCATCATCGAAAACTTTGGGATTATCCAAGTATCGGTGTTAATGAGATAGATGTGGTGAATGAAACTCGATCAAATGATTTTCCATTGGCTATCGATttaggtgatgatgatgatgatacataCTCTGTTGATGGTGATGATATGTACTTTTTAGATAATGATGACGATGGTGAATCAAGTGTGGCTCCTACTATAAACGATGACAGTTTCTTTAATGATGACGATGATAGTGGTGATACGTACTCTTCAGATAATGATAACGATTTCATAAACAATGACGAATTTATTAATGATGATGTTGTACATGTATATTGTTCTAATGATGATTCTGATTGATGGTATGTTACGGTTGTTATACATTATgatttcttaaaattgtttattagtttttttaaagtatttttaGTATAtccatattctaataaaagagtagtttttaatctccttttgacatgtgtcaccatattaagcctcataattaatgtaattttttttgtcaTGTTTCACTTTATTATGTCTTATAATTAATGCATACCATTTGTTAACATATTGATTAtccatttcaaaattcaaattttaaatttctcattctaattaaattaaattaacaacattagaataaaaattaacacaaattttaaagtgatctaattttacatatttatttaaatcaatgattataattttatataactaaaaaaacctcttaattaataatttatttaaaataagttattaaaaattttaaattttaactattaaagtttaattaattttataactgtggttcccacgagttataaactagttttCTAATATTTGTTAAATAGATGGATACACATGTTGCAAGAGGGCATGGAGGAGACGGTGGGGAACCACCTCCACATGAGCGTGCAGGCAAGATATCGGTGGGTTGTCAATCTTGTAAGTTACATGAAATTCTTAAGTATATTGGATACATTTTTAAAGTTTtaaatttcttaaatatattggATATATATTTAAAGTTTTAAATATACCGGGTTGTCAATCTTGTAGCAAACTCGACGCGTCGGCGTGGAAAATGAAGATGCTTAAATATGCGAAAAAAGTTCAATCTCAGTGGTCAACCTTTACCTATGGAAATTGATAGCATCGGGAGGACCTATATATTCATAAATATAAATGGTAAAATGTTGACAAGGTTTATCTCAAACTTAGTGGCAGATCATGTACCACTCCATTATAGGACTTGGAGATGTGTTCCTTTCCATTACTATGAAGCTATGTATTGCTGAGATTGAAGTTAGTACAAAATACTTTTTATATGTAAAAAAATTCatactttttaaatatttttttactaattaaatttgtttttttattgtaGACATTTTTTAATCTTGATATGTATCGGGGTACAAATCTGTGGGTAGCCCTTCGAGCAGTTGTACATAACGACTCCCAAAGAGCTTATAAAGAGCACAAATATCAAGTGAAATTATTTTGATAGGATTGGTGGATATAAGGATGTGGAAGGTGCAAGACAATGTTCACTAGATGATATGGACGACGAAGCTTGGGATAAGACGATTGTTCTTCTTTTTTTGGATGACGGTTATAGAAAGCAGTGTGAAAAAGGTAAAGAAAGTAGGACCAAATTTCCATTTATGAGTTCTTATGGAAGTAGAACATATGCAGACAGACGACGTGAGAAGGTAATtaaatttatttgtattatataaaatttttgttaacacttatataaatatattaattgtttttgGCTTATTATAGAGAGAAAAAGGACAAGACCCGCAACATATCGACGGTTGGAGACAGATGCAATTTAAAGAAAGTCGGGGTTGGTGTACACCGCAAGCAAAAGTAGTTTGGGTaagtaataaacaaagttaataaGTTGtttgataaatatgttattattattattattattattattattattattattattattattattattattggtttaaggtatattattattattttagtgtataaatttagttatttgttttaattaatgtatttttattgttttctttattttaggaAAACATTCAATGAGAGAAGATGTTGATGCAATCAGAGCTCGGGGAGAACGGAAAGTTAAATGTAGAACAATGTCTCGCTCGTGCCCTCGGTGAGAGACGCGGGCATGTTCGCGGAATTGGAAGGAAACCAAGCATCAACAATAATTTATTTTCAAATGAACATATCAAAAATTTCAAAGCTTCCACATTCCAATCTTCAGATAATCCCCAAGTTGATGTATTATCCCAACAAATTCAAATCATGCAACAACAAATGCTACAAATGCAACAAATGTATAATAAAAGTTTCCGTCCGTCATTCCTAACTTCCAACCACAACCAATGCCACAATTCCAGTTTAATCTCAATATGTTTTCATAAAATAACCTCGAAACAACAAAAGAACtcgaggatgatgatgatgacgatgatgatgatgatgttaatgatggtggtgatgaggaggaggaggaggagaacTAGAATGATAATGAGAACAATGTTTGttaaaaacttgttttttttggtattttgttATGTAGTagaatt is a window of Lactuca sativa cultivar Salinas chromosome 1, Lsat_Salinas_v11, whole genome shotgun sequence DNA encoding:
- the LOC111899466 gene encoding 2-alkenal reductase (NADP(+)-dependent) produces the protein MEGVTNQQVILKDYVNGFPKESDMLLRTSSITSFKLPQGSNAVLVKNLYLSCDPYMRGRMSKNQGSYVDSFTPGSPIVGYGVSKVVDSGHSNFKKDDLTWGGTGWEEYSFIPNPDTLFKIQDTDVPLSYYTGILGMPGMTAYIGFHEICAPKKGEYVFVSAASGAVGQLVGQFAKLTGCYAVGSAGTKEKVELLKNKFGFDEAFNYKEEHDLNAALKRYFPQGIDIYFENVGGKMLEAVLLNMRLNGRISVCGMISQYNLEEGEGVKNLFCLINQRIRMQGFIAVDHYHLYSKYVEMVIPLIKEGKICYVEDIAEGLESAPAALVGLFSGKNVGKQVVVVARE